The segment ATAGAGTCTTTGCCACCAATAGCGCCAATTTCAAGTTCTTTTTGTGCTTTATAAGCGCCCAGTAAAGCTGCTACAGGTTTACCCCAGGATTCTTTAGAGTTGAGGCGTTCAAAGTACTCTTGTAATGTTAGGTATGCATCTTCACGGCGACCACCGAGAGCTACTAATTTAGCGACAGATAAAAGTACAGCATATTGTGCGCCATGGTATGGGCTCCAGTCGGATAATTCTGGTACAAAGCCATGTGTCATGATACTAGCTGTAGTAGTTTCACCATTTAATACAGGTAATTTTGCGACCATACCTTGAGTAGGTGTCTTTTGGAACTTACCACCGAATGGCATGAGTACTGTATTAGCACCAACTGTACTATCAAAGCGTTCTGCTAAGCCTTGTTGGGAAGCTGTATTTAAATCGGATACGGCTGCGAGCCATTTTTCTTTAAAGTTATCTGCACTAGAAGAACCACGTAAGAAGTAAGAGCGATCCGCTGGAGCTGTTATTATAGCTTCTTGCTGTTGGCTTGCACCATTTGTATTTAAGAAGTCGCGGCTAATATCTACAATTGTTTCGCCATTCCAGTTCATGATTAGACGATTTGTATCAGTTACATCTGCTACAACTGTACATTCTAAGTTTTCTTCGTCGCAATATGCTTTAAATGCATCTACATCGGTAGCGGAGATAACGCAAGCCATACGTTCTTGAGATTCAGAAATCGCCAATTCTGTGCCATCAAGGCCAGCGTATTTTTTAGGCACTAAATCAAGGTTAATAGTTACGCCATCTGTTAATTCACCGATAGCAACGGATACACCGCCAGCACCAAAGTCATTACAACGTTTGATAAGGGTAGTTACTTCACCACGACGGAAGAGACGTTGAATTTTGCGTTCCGTAAGGGCGTTGCCTTTTTGAACCTCTGCACCACATGTAGAAAGGGATTCTACCGTGTGCTCTTTAGAGGAGCCGGTAGCACCACCACAACCATCGCGACCAGTTTTACCACCAAGTAATACTACAACATCGCCTGGAACTGGTACTTCGCGGCGTACTTGATTACGTGGAGCTGCACCGATAACAGCGCCAATTTCCATGCGTTTTGCTACGTAGCCAGGATGGTAATATTCTTTTACTTCACCTGTAGCAAGACCGATTTGATTGCCATAAGAGGAATAGCCACGAGCTGCTTCTTGAGTGATTTTCTTTTGTGGTAATTTACCTTCTAATGTATCTTCAAGACTCGTATGTGGATCGCCAGAGCCGGTGATGCGCATTGCTTGGTATACATAGGCGCGGCCGCTCAATGGATCGCGGATACAGCCTCCTAAGCAGGTAGCAGCACCGCCGAATGGTTCGATTTCAGTAGGGTGGTTATGGGTTTCATTTTTGAATAATAACAACCATTCTTCAGTTTTTCCGTCTACATCAACAGGAACGATGATAGTACAAGCATTGATTTCATCGGATTCATCAAGATTTGTTAAACCACCAGCATGGCGTAATTCTTTTACGGCTAGTGTAGCCATGTCCATGAGAGAACGCGCTTTTTTCTTAGTTGTATAGAGCTCAGCACGACCTTCCATGTATTCTTCTAGGGCTTCTTCAATAGGGCCTGTGAAGCGATTTGCTTCGATAGAGATATCCGTTAACTCTGTCGTAAATGTGGTGTGACGGCAGTGGTCGGACCAATATGTATCGAAGAGGCGAATTTCTGTAATCGTAGGATCCCGGTGTTCTACCTCTGCATATTGTTGTCTAATCATTTGAAGGTCCGCTAATGTCATAGCAAGACCATAGTTTTTGATAAGTCCTTCTAACTCAGCATCGCTCATTGTCGTAAAGCCATCGATAGTTGCCACTGGTTTTGGGTCCTCTAAATTGAGAGCCAAAGTGTTAGGTAATTCAAGGCTTGCTTCACGGGAATCAACAGGGTTAATGTAGTATGCTTTGATGGCATTTTCTTGTTCTTTTGTGAAAGTACCTTCGATAGCAAATACACGGGCACAGCGAACAATATGGCCAGATGTAAGGGTTAGCATAGAAATACATTGCTCAGCACTATCGGCGCGTTGATCGTATTGACCTGGTACATATTCAACAGCGAATACGAAACCTTGTACAGCGGGAATTTCTTCTAATACTGTATCCACAGGAGGTTCGGAGAAGATAAGATTTTTTGCAGCCTCTAAATCTTTTGCATCTACATGTTCGATATCATATCGCTCGTAGATGGTTACTCCTGTAGCAGGCATAGATAATTCCTGTTGTAAGGTTTGTAACATGCGTTGTGCTTCTTGGTTGAAAGATTCTCGTTTTGTTACGAATAATCGTTGTATAGCCATTGTAGCCTCCTGTAATGTATATAATTCCCTGTGGGATATTGACAAATTAAGTATAGTCGGTCTAGACTTATAAGTAAAGATAATCTTACTTATGAAAAGATTAGAAATGCTAATAAATATGAAAGGTTCATGAAGGTCATAGGACCTGGCTTTCATGAAGATTTCTACATATTCATTATATATTGAGAGTCTATAATTATAATATAGTAAATGATATGTATATTTAAAAGTAAGACACTATTATTAGTATATAACAGAGGTGAATAAAATGGCAGTATCTGCAGATTTATATAGAACCTTTTTAGGGGTAGGCTTATATTTGTCCTTTTCCCGTGCCGCAAAAGAGTTAGGCGTTTCTCAATCCGCTATCAGCCAAAGCATTAAACAATTAGAAGGGGAACTGAATATGCCTCTTTTTGTACGTACTACAAAATCTGTAGGATTCACGCCTGAAGGTAAAGAGTTGTTTGATACGGTAGCTAAAGCGTTCTCCATCCTTGATAATGGGGTGACTCAATTACAAGAACGTGTTAGCCAAGCTTATGAAAGTTTAAACCTTGCTGCTACAGATACATTATGTCGCCATTTCTTATTACCATATTTCCATAAATGGCAATTACAAGAAAGTGAAATCGGATTGCATATTATTAATCGTCCATCCCCTGATTGCGTAGAGTTGGTACTCAATAAAGAGGCTCAGTTAGCGGTGGTTAATGATTATGAAGGCTTGCGTGATAATCCTCAATTAGAGGTCACTACATTGGCTACAATTCAAGATGTATTTGTTGGTGGCCCTGACTATAAAGGGGCAGGCTTCTTTGATCAAGGTCGCTTACTTAACGAGCCTATCTTATTATTACATAAGGGCTCTGCAAGCCGTACCTTCTTTGATGAAGTAACACATGGCGCATGCCGTAAGCCTCGCTTTGAACTTGGTAGCGTCGATGTATTGCTCGATCTTGTAGAAATTAATATGGGTATTTCCATGTTGCCTAACCATGTAGTGCAACAAAAGATGCAAGAAGGCTCCATCGTGCGTATCGATACAGATATTCCTGTACCGACCCGTGATATTGTACTTGTCCGTTCTCGTTTGGTACCTCAATCTGAAGGAGCGGCGCGCTTCACATCCTTGCTTATTAATCGTGAAAGCACTCGTGATAAGGTCTTATAATTATAAGACACACTTTTTGAGAAATTTCAGAAAGTGTGTCTTTTTATATTTTTGACTAGTCTTATCTGTGCTATATTATATTGTTATAAACCTGTTGAATTTTATAATTCAGAGTTGAAAGTTTTTAAGTCTCTTTGATAGTTATTGTATTAGTCATATTGTTAAGGCTTTTACTTGATATAGGTTGACCCTAAGGGGATATTTACGTTAAAATTTAAAGATAGTTATACTGCGGAGGTAAGAGCACATGGAATTATTAAAACAACGCATTCGTGAAGAGGGGATTGTCCTCAATAATCGCGTGCTAAAAGTCGATGGTTTTTTAAATCATCAAATCGATCCACAATTGTTTAAAGCAATCGGTAAAGAAATTGCTGATCGTTACCGTGATGCAGGGGTACAACGTATTGTTACTATTGAGGCATCTGGCATTGCATTGGCATTGATGGCTGCGCTTGAACTTGATGTGCCATTAGTATTTGCACGTAAGAAAAAATCTATTCTTATGGTAGACGATGTATATCATAGTGTGGTGTACTCCTACACAAAAGAAGAAAACTACGATATTACTATTTCTAAAAAATTCTTGCCAGCTGGTGAAAAAGTGTTAATCATCGATGACTTCTTGGCATCTGGTGAGGCGGCTATGGGCCTTGCTAAATTGGTAGAAGACGCAGGTGATGAAGTGGTAGGTATGGCTATTGCTATCGAAAAATCCTTCCAACCTGGTCGCGAACGCCTTGAACATGCAGGTTATCGTGTAGAGTCTTTAGTTCGTATTAAAGAATTTAAAGACAATGGTTGTGTATTTATCGAAGACTAATAGTCTGATTATTTGTAGAGGGAATTATGAATCAAAAAGCAGAAAAATTCGACTTACTCATCGCTGACCTAAACAAAGGTGGTAACTCTTGGTTTACAAAGGAAGAAATGACAGATGATCTTCATACAGTCGTTTATCACGGCCGTTTGGATGTTCATGAGCATAGCTTGCCTGTATTCATCGTTGTGGATGATTCTGCATTCTCCTATGCTCGCATAGCTATCACAACAACATCTATTGATGAAAAAGTGATTCCTGCTGTGTTAAAAGAACTTAACACATTAAATCAAGATTATAAAGTATCTAAATACTATGTAAGCAATGAAGATAATAACATCTATATGGATGTATCTGTTCCTGGTTTGACAGAACAGTTTGATCCTACAGTAGTAGTTAATTTATTGCTTGAAGTTGTTCAACCACACTTAGATGCTGTACATAAAGGCATTCTTAAAGTAGCTGGTTTAGCTTAATAGAGGTTGTTATGAATCCTAAAGCGTTATTATTTGATAAGTTTTTAAAAGACGAAGAAATCACATCCTTTGAACGTAAGGATTTTGATGATGAAGACGGTACTGTTGTATACCGTTCTTATATTAAATCCCCGTTGTGGGATATGCCGTTATTTGTCATTCTTGATAACAGTATTTACAGTGTTATTCGTTTGGTATTGGGCCCTGAAAAGGTAACTGCACAAAACATGGCTGCCTTAAATGCGTTGATCAATCGAGATAATGCGACATACAAAAACTATAAACTTTATATTGATGAACAAGACTCTAGTCTATATTTGGACTGCGTATATATGTGTGGTGATGATGCGTTTGAACCTGCATTAATGTATGCATTGATGTCTTCTATTGTAGATTATGTACCTGAAGCTGTAGGTGAGTTGAAAGCTGCTTTTGAAAGTGGTACACACTAATCAATAACAAATATAGATTAACTGGCATAATGTTCGGAAATTAAATAAAAGAGGGTATTCTATCTTTATAGATAGAATACCCTCTTTTGCTTTCGCAGAAAAATATATATAGTGTGAAATAGTGCATTTTTGCATGAATGCTTTTGTATAAATTGAGAGGATATTTGCAATAAACCAATTTGAATAAAGTAGATATAATTGAATTCAATATTTTTGAAAAGTTCGGAATATAACGAATAATAAAAATAATTAATTAAATAATATTCGAAGATAGTGTTGATTTTGTAAATGTTAGGTGTTACAATTTGTGTACAAGAAGGAGGTAGCACCGTGAACTATGCAAATCAACAAACTCAAAGCAAGTCTACGGCGGCTATTTGTGCGCATTTGACCCAGTCTGTTTCGGCTGGGCTTTTTTATTAGGAGGATCTATGAAGGTCGGTATTATTATGGGCAGCAAGTCTGACCTAGACACAATGAAAAAGGCATCTGCCGTACTTGATGAATTTAACATTCCTTATGAAATGGTTATTGCTTCAGCTCATCGTACACCTGAAGCTGTAAAGGATTTTGTTACACGACTTGAAGATGAAGGGGCTATCGCTTTTATAGCTGGTGCTGGTGCAGCGGCCCACTTACCAGGTGTAGTAGCTAGCTTCACTACATTGCCTGTTATCGGAATTCCTCTTAATGCAACAGCTTTAAAAGGTATCGATTCCTTGCTTGCTATTGTTCAAATGCCATCTGGTATGCCTGTAGCA is part of the Veillonella nakazawae genome and harbors:
- a CDS encoding xanthine phosphoribosyltransferase, translating into MELLKQRIREEGIVLNNRVLKVDGFLNHQIDPQLFKAIGKEIADRYRDAGVQRIVTIEASGIALALMAALELDVPLVFARKKKSILMVDDVYHSVVYSYTKEENYDITISKKFLPAGEKVLIIDDFLASGEAAMGLAKLVEDAGDEVVGMAIAIEKSFQPGRERLEHAGYRVESLVRIKEFKDNGCVFIED
- a CDS encoding LysR family transcriptional regulator produces the protein MAVSADLYRTFLGVGLYLSFSRAAKELGVSQSAISQSIKQLEGELNMPLFVRTTKSVGFTPEGKELFDTVAKAFSILDNGVTQLQERVSQAYESLNLAATDTLCRHFLLPYFHKWQLQESEIGLHIINRPSPDCVELVLNKEAQLAVVNDYEGLRDNPQLEVTTLATIQDVFVGGPDYKGAGFFDQGRLLNEPILLLHKGSASRTFFDEVTHGACRKPRFELGSVDVLLDLVEINMGISMLPNHVVQQKMQEGSIVRIDTDIPVPTRDIVLVRSRLVPQSEGAARFTSLLINRESTRDKVL
- the purE gene encoding 5-(carboxyamino)imidazole ribonucleotide mutase, with the protein product MKVGIIMGSKSDLDTMKKASAVLDEFNIPYEMVIASAHRTPEAVKDFVTRLEDEGAIAFIAGAGAAAHLPGVVASFTTLPVIGIPLNATALKGIDSLLAIVQMPSGMPVATMAVDGAKNGALFAVQIGAAFNKELKDRYVQYRKDMAEKVLADNAELQGAIKL
- a CDS encoding phosphoribosylformylglycinamidine synthase is translated as MAIQRLFVTKRESFNQEAQRMLQTLQQELSMPATGVTIYERYDIEHVDAKDLEAAKNLIFSEPPVDTVLEEIPAVQGFVFAVEYVPGQYDQRADSAEQCISMLTLTSGHIVRCARVFAIEGTFTKEQENAIKAYYINPVDSREASLELPNTLALNLEDPKPVATIDGFTTMSDAELEGLIKNYGLAMTLADLQMIRQQYAEVEHRDPTITEIRLFDTYWSDHCRHTTFTTELTDISIEANRFTGPIEEALEEYMEGRAELYTTKKKARSLMDMATLAVKELRHAGGLTNLDESDEINACTIIVPVDVDGKTEEWLLLFKNETHNHPTEIEPFGGAATCLGGCIRDPLSGRAYVYQAMRITGSGDPHTSLEDTLEGKLPQKKITQEAARGYSSYGNQIGLATGEVKEYYHPGYVAKRMEIGAVIGAAPRNQVRREVPVPGDVVVLLGGKTGRDGCGGATGSSKEHTVESLSTCGAEVQKGNALTERKIQRLFRRGEVTTLIKRCNDFGAGGVSVAIGELTDGVTINLDLVPKKYAGLDGTELAISESQERMACVISATDVDAFKAYCDEENLECTVVADVTDTNRLIMNWNGETIVDISRDFLNTNGASQQQEAIITAPADRSYFLRGSSSADNFKEKWLAAVSDLNTASQQGLAERFDSTVGANTVLMPFGGKFQKTPTQGMVAKLPVLNGETTTASIMTHGFVPELSDWSPYHGAQYAVLLSVAKLVALGGRREDAYLTLQEYFERLNSKESWGKPVAALLGAYKAQKELEIGAIGGKDSMSGTFMDLTVPPTLVSFAVGTAHIDNIVSQDLKGVDHRLVFFDVPRMYDDTPDWDRFKENCDTLQEQIEKGRVYSAYVVDQGGIPEAVTKMALGNNIGVKFDKYAERGIFQPALGAFIVEVDIKAVNYLLELPGLKVIGVTQANPVIEWADQSVSLKEIQATYEAPLNDIFPMHAPNGSGEAVAYIHDQHAKPRSTSLGAKPKVLIPVFPGTNCEFDATRAFERAGAETDIVVIRNQTPEQLKESIDVIKAKLAESQILMFPGGFSAGDEPDGSGKFMATLFRNPYLAEGLENLLYKQDGLVLGICNGFQALIKLGLLPGGHIETLTADHPTLTYNTIGRHLSRMVNTKVISTKSPWMSDAKAGEIYTVPISHGEGRFIASPQQVLEFNKTGQIATQYVDFDGIASMDSRFNPNQSVAAIEGIYSPDGRVFGKMAHSERCGTGISKNIPGQLEMPIFTSGVKYFK